A region from the Microbacterium lacus genome encodes:
- a CDS encoding DNA topoisomerase IV subunit A, whose translation MPAAPTEPSLAPERIEDVDVSTEMQGSFLEYAYSVIYSRALPDARDGLKPVQRRILYTMADMGLRPDRGHVKSARVVGEVMGKLHPHGDAPIYDALVRLAQAFSLRVPLVDGHGNFGSLDDGPAAPRYTEARLAPPALALTENLDEDVVDFIPNYDGQFQQPSVLPAAYPNLLVNGATGIAVGMATNMAPHNLIEVVSAAVHLLEHPEASVEDLMDFVPGPDFPTGGTVMGLDGVKDAYSKGRGAFKIRAKVAVEPLGPRRTGLVVTELPYQVGPERVIEKIKDAVQSKKLTGIADVTDLTDRNHGLRLVIGIKTGFDPHAVLEQLYRLTPLEDSFSINNVALVDGQPQTLGLKELLSVYLAHRIEVVRRRSAFRLARREERLHLVQGLLIAILDIDEVIQVIRTSDDSEQARARLREVFDLSQVQAEYILELRLRRLTKFSRIELETERDALLAEIAALKELLTDPALIRAQVGRELESAADLYGTPRRTVLMNAKPAAPRPTRGAPAPDLQIADAPTVVVLSTTGRAVRVDLTEGSELVAPARRSKHDAILSRVQATTRAELGALTSAGRVVRFSPVDLPSVPPASVQLAAGVALRDYLGITAKNERVLALLTFGDGPVALGTRQGVVKRLVPSALPARPEVEVIALKAGDEVIGAASAPDAAELVFVTSDAQLLRFGAGSVRPQGAAAGGMAGINLASGAEAIFFSAVTDPEAVVVSVSGAQGVLVGTDPGRVKVSAFGEFPAKGRATGGVRAHAFLKGEDRLMLAWAGPAPALAVGPDGAVRTLPEATAKRDASGQALDAVIGSVGRRLA comes from the coding sequence ATGCCCGCAGCGCCCACCGAACCCTCGCTCGCCCCCGAGCGCATCGAAGACGTCGACGTCTCGACGGAGATGCAGGGATCCTTCCTCGAGTACGCGTATTCGGTGATCTACTCCCGTGCCCTGCCGGATGCGCGCGACGGATTGAAGCCCGTGCAGCGGCGCATCCTGTACACGATGGCCGACATGGGTCTTCGGCCCGACCGCGGGCATGTCAAGAGCGCCCGCGTCGTGGGCGAGGTGATGGGAAAGCTGCATCCGCACGGCGACGCGCCGATCTACGATGCGCTCGTCCGTCTCGCGCAGGCCTTCTCCTTGAGGGTTCCGCTCGTGGACGGACACGGCAACTTCGGGTCCCTCGACGACGGACCCGCGGCGCCGCGATACACCGAGGCGCGCCTGGCGCCGCCCGCCCTGGCGCTCACGGAGAATCTCGACGAAGACGTCGTGGACTTCATTCCGAACTACGACGGCCAGTTCCAGCAGCCCTCCGTCCTGCCGGCCGCCTATCCCAACCTGCTCGTGAACGGTGCGACGGGAATCGCCGTCGGCATGGCCACGAACATGGCGCCGCACAACCTGATCGAAGTGGTCTCGGCCGCGGTGCACCTGCTGGAGCACCCGGAGGCGAGCGTCGAGGATCTCATGGACTTCGTTCCGGGTCCCGACTTCCCGACCGGCGGAACGGTCATGGGGCTGGACGGCGTGAAGGACGCGTATTCGAAGGGCCGCGGCGCGTTCAAGATCCGGGCGAAGGTCGCCGTGGAGCCGCTCGGGCCGCGTCGGACCGGGCTCGTGGTGACCGAGCTCCCCTACCAAGTGGGTCCTGAGCGGGTCATCGAGAAGATCAAGGACGCAGTCCAGTCCAAGAAGCTCACGGGGATCGCCGACGTCACCGATCTCACCGACCGCAACCACGGACTCCGACTCGTGATCGGCATAAAGACCGGGTTCGACCCGCACGCCGTGCTGGAGCAGCTCTACCGGTTGACCCCGCTCGAGGACTCGTTCAGCATCAACAACGTCGCCCTCGTCGACGGCCAGCCGCAGACCCTGGGTCTCAAGGAGCTGCTGAGCGTCTATCTCGCTCATCGCATCGAGGTCGTCCGTCGACGCAGCGCCTTCCGTCTTGCCCGCCGCGAAGAGCGTCTGCATCTCGTGCAGGGGCTCCTCATCGCGATCCTCGACATCGACGAGGTCATCCAGGTCATCCGCACGTCGGATGACAGCGAGCAGGCTCGTGCGCGTCTGCGCGAGGTGTTCGACCTGAGTCAGGTGCAGGCCGAGTACATCCTCGAGCTGCGTCTGCGCCGGCTCACGAAGTTCTCCCGCATCGAACTTGAGACCGAGCGCGACGCGCTCCTGGCGGAGATCGCGGCGCTGAAGGAGCTGCTGACAGACCCCGCCCTCATCCGTGCGCAGGTCGGTCGTGAGCTCGAATCGGCGGCGGACCTTTACGGCACGCCGCGGCGCACGGTGCTGATGAACGCCAAGCCGGCCGCGCCGCGGCCGACGCGTGGTGCGCCCGCGCCCGATCTGCAGATCGCGGACGCACCGACCGTCGTGGTCCTGTCCACGACCGGGCGTGCCGTGCGTGTCGACCTGACCGAAGGCTCCGAGCTCGTCGCGCCCGCGCGACGCAGCAAGCACGACGCGATCCTCTCGCGGGTCCAGGCGACGACCCGTGCCGAGCTCGGTGCGCTCACGAGCGCAGGCCGCGTGGTGCGCTTCAGCCCCGTCGATCTACCGTCCGTGCCTCCGGCGTCGGTGCAGCTCGCCGCCGGTGTCGCCCTCCGTGACTATCTCGGCATCACCGCCAAGAACGAACGGGTGCTCGCACTGCTCACATTCGGCGACGGCCCGGTCGCGCTCGGCACGCGACAGGGCGTCGTGAAGCGGCTCGTCCCGTCCGCGCTGCCTGCACGTCCCGAGGTCGAGGTCATCGCCCTCAAGGCGGGCGACGAGGTCATCGGCGCCGCGTCCGCTCCGGATGCCGCCGAGCTCGTCTTCGTGACCTCGGACGCACAGTTGCTCCGGTTCGGTGCGGGGAGCGTGCGTCCGCAGGGAGCGGCCGCCGGCGGCATGGCGGGCATCAACCTGGCTTCGGGCGCCGAGGCGATCTTCTTCAGCGCCGTCACGGATCCGGAAGCCGTCGTGGTGAGCGTGTCCGGAGCGCAGGGCGTGCTCGTCGGCACGGACCCGGGCAGGGTCAAAGTGTCGGCCTTCGGCGAGTTCCCGGCGAAGGGGCGCGCGACCGGCGGTGTGCGCGCACACGCGTTCCTGAAGGGCGAGGACCGGCTCATGCTGGCCTGGGCGGGGCCGGCTCCCGCGCTGGCGGTCGGCCCGGACGGCGCGGTGCGGACCCTCCCCGAGGCCACCGCGAAGCGCGACGCGTCGGGTCAGGCGCTCGACGCGGTCATCGGCTCCGTGGGCCGGCGCCTGGCGTAG
- a CDS encoding DNA topoisomerase IV subunit B, whose protein sequence is MTSEYSAHHLQVLEGLEAVRKRPGMYIGSTDSRGLMHCVWEIIDNAVDEALAGNGSRIDVVLHEDGSVEIRDTGRGIPVDIEPRTGLSGVEVVFTKLHAGGKFGGGSYAASGGLHGVGASVVNALSERLDVEVDRGGKTWAMSFHRGEPGVFADSGAPSPDAPFRPFKDRSELRVIGKAPRGVTGTRIRYWADRQIFTKDAVFQREELATRARQTAFLVPGLEITVRDERGTEVDETSFRFDGGISEFAEFLATDSAVTDTWRLTGSGTFTETVPVLQANGAMVPTELERECQVDIAVRWGTGYDTVTRSFVNIISTPKGGTHQQGFEQELLKVLRGQVEQNARRLKVGGAGAPKLEKDDVMAGLTAVLTVRLPEPQFEGQTKEVLGTPAVRQIVTQVVRKELTARFASPKRDDKAQTALLLDKVVAEMKARISARAHKETQRRKNALESSSLPAKLVDCRSSEVEQSELFIVEGNSALGTAKDARNSEYQALLPIRGKILNVQKSSVSDMLSNAECASIIQVIGAGSGRTFDLSAARYGKVIIMSDADVDGAHIRTLLLTLFFRYMRPLIEAGRVFAAVPPLHRVIVVNPGSKPNETVYTYSEQELHALLTKLTKAGKRWQEPVQRYKGLGEMDADQLAETTMDRAGRLLRRVRLEDAEAAGSVFELLMGNEVAPRRDFIVDSSDRLSRESIDA, encoded by the coding sequence GTGACCTCCGAGTATTCCGCCCACCACCTGCAGGTGCTCGAGGGACTGGAAGCGGTCCGCAAGCGGCCCGGCATGTACATCGGCTCGACCGATTCCCGCGGTCTCATGCACTGCGTCTGGGAGATCATCGACAACGCGGTCGACGAGGCTCTGGCCGGCAACGGGTCCCGCATCGACGTCGTCCTGCACGAGGACGGCAGCGTCGAGATCCGCGACACCGGCCGCGGCATCCCGGTCGACATCGAACCGCGCACCGGACTGTCCGGCGTCGAGGTCGTCTTCACCAAGCTGCACGCCGGCGGCAAGTTCGGCGGCGGATCCTACGCGGCCTCCGGAGGACTGCACGGCGTCGGCGCGTCCGTCGTCAACGCACTCTCCGAACGCCTCGACGTCGAAGTGGACCGCGGGGGCAAGACGTGGGCGATGTCGTTCCACCGCGGCGAGCCCGGCGTGTTCGCCGACAGCGGCGCACCGTCTCCGGATGCGCCGTTCCGTCCGTTCAAGGATCGCAGTGAACTGCGCGTGATCGGCAAGGCGCCGCGCGGCGTGACCGGCACGCGCATCCGGTATTGGGCGGATCGCCAGATCTTCACGAAGGACGCGGTCTTCCAGCGGGAGGAGCTCGCCACGCGGGCGCGGCAGACGGCCTTCCTCGTACCGGGCCTGGAGATCACGGTGCGCGACGAACGCGGCACCGAGGTCGATGAAACCTCGTTCCGCTTCGACGGAGGCATTTCGGAGTTCGCCGAGTTCCTCGCGACCGACTCCGCAGTCACGGACACGTGGCGGTTGACCGGCAGTGGAACGTTCACCGAGACGGTGCCCGTGCTCCAGGCGAACGGGGCGATGGTGCCGACCGAGCTCGAGCGGGAGTGTCAGGTCGACATCGCCGTGCGATGGGGGACCGGCTACGACACCGTCACGCGGTCTTTCGTCAACATCATCTCCACGCCGAAGGGCGGCACCCACCAGCAGGGGTTCGAGCAGGAGCTGCTCAAGGTGCTGCGCGGACAGGTCGAGCAGAACGCCCGGCGCTTGAAGGTCGGCGGCGCCGGCGCGCCCAAGCTCGAGAAGGACGACGTGATGGCGGGCCTGACGGCCGTGCTCACGGTGCGTCTGCCCGAGCCTCAGTTCGAGGGCCAGACGAAGGAGGTTCTGGGCACCCCGGCGGTGCGACAGATCGTCACTCAGGTCGTCCGCAAGGAGCTGACCGCCCGGTTCGCCTCGCCCAAGCGCGACGACAAGGCGCAGACCGCGCTCCTGCTGGACAAGGTCGTCGCCGAGATGAAGGCGCGCATCTCCGCGCGGGCGCACAAGGAGACGCAGCGCCGGAAGAATGCCCTGGAGTCGTCCTCGCTCCCGGCCAAGCTCGTCGACTGCCGATCCTCCGAGGTCGAGCAGTCCGAGCTCTTCATCGTGGAGGGCAACTCGGCCCTCGGAACCGCGAAGGACGCCCGCAACAGCGAGTACCAGGCGCTGCTGCCCATTCGCGGCAAGATCCTGAACGTCCAGAAGTCCTCCGTGTCGGACATGCTCTCCAACGCGGAGTGCGCCTCGATCATCCAGGTGATCGGCGCGGGCTCCGGACGCACGTTCGATCTGAGCGCGGCCCGCTACGGCAAGGTCATCATCATGAGTGACGCGGATGTCGACGGCGCGCACATCCGCACGCTGCTGCTCACGCTGTTCTTCCGATACATGCGGCCGCTCATCGAGGCCGGACGCGTGTTCGCCGCCGTGCCTCCGCTGCACCGCGTGATCGTGGTCAATCCGGGGTCCAAGCCCAACGAGACCGTCTACACGTACAGCGAGCAGGAGCTGCACGCGCTGCTGACGAAACTCACCAAGGCGGGCAAGCGCTGGCAGGAGCCCGTCCAGCGCTACAAGGGTCTCGGCGAGATGGATGCCGACCAGCTGGCCGAGACGACCATGGACCGCGCCGGGCGGCTGCTGCGGCGGGTGCGGCTCGAGGACGCCGAAGCCGCCGGGTCCGTGTTCGAGCTGCTCATGGGCAACGAGGTCGCGCCGCGCCGCGATTTCATCGTCGACTCGTCCGACCGGCTCTCGCGCGAGTCGATCGACGCCTGA
- a CDS encoding DUF7455 domain-containing protein, which produces MTTLSTPTEPAVLDYRLTALDRCDSCGAQAYIAAEVNGSELLFCAHHGRKYEEKLRSVATSWHDETARLLESV; this is translated from the coding sequence ATGACCACGCTATCCACCCCCACCGAGCCCGCCGTTCTCGACTACCGCCTCACGGCGCTGGATCGCTGTGACTCGTGCGGCGCCCAGGCCTACATCGCCGCAGAGGTCAACGGCAGCGAACTGCTCTTCTGCGCGCACCACGGCCGCAAGTACGAAGAGAAGCTCCGCTCGGTCGCGACCAGCTGGCACGACGAGACGGCGCGCCTGCTCGAGTCCGTCTGA
- a CDS encoding alanine racemase, whose product MSAPVLHVDLDVFAANIRSVRARTAPAELMLVVKDDAYGHGLDAIVRRAAREGVRWFGAFDVRESLRARHAAGPDARIFSWLTVGREEIAQALRADIDLGVGDAVFLEDIASVARAEQVTARIHLKIDTGLHRNGIRPEDWDGALRRARVLEDEGVLRLVGVWSHIAEASDADDDEARTLFDRAFGAAEAAGFALEARHLSASAASHARPEFRYDLVRVGAFCYGVRSVGGPSGRELGIVPIAALRAPITHVADHSATLGVGSLHGLPSALARRAALEVDGTTRRIAEIALVHTVIELPPGAKIGDEVTVFGDGAASATDLAEAIGTVGEEILVRISPLIPRNYRGL is encoded by the coding sequence ATGAGCGCGCCCGTGCTGCACGTGGACCTCGACGTCTTCGCCGCGAACATCCGGTCCGTGCGCGCGCGCACGGCGCCCGCTGAGCTCATGCTCGTCGTGAAGGACGATGCCTACGGGCACGGACTCGACGCGATCGTCCGCCGCGCGGCGAGAGAGGGCGTGCGGTGGTTCGGTGCGTTCGACGTCCGCGAATCGCTGCGCGCACGGCACGCGGCGGGTCCCGACGCACGCATCTTCTCCTGGCTCACCGTCGGGCGGGAGGAGATCGCCCAGGCGCTTCGCGCGGACATCGATCTGGGCGTCGGGGACGCGGTGTTCCTGGAGGACATCGCGTCGGTCGCGCGGGCGGAGCAGGTGACCGCCCGCATCCACCTCAAGATCGACACCGGACTGCACCGCAACGGGATCAGGCCCGAGGACTGGGACGGCGCGCTGCGCCGAGCGCGCGTTCTCGAAGACGAGGGGGTGCTCCGCCTCGTCGGCGTCTGGAGTCACATCGCCGAGGCGAGCGACGCCGACGACGACGAGGCCCGAACCCTCTTCGATCGCGCGTTCGGCGCCGCCGAGGCTGCGGGCTTCGCGCTGGAGGCGCGCCATCTCTCGGCCAGCGCCGCCTCGCACGCGCGGCCCGAATTCCGGTACGACCTCGTCCGGGTCGGCGCGTTCTGCTACGGCGTGCGGTCAGTAGGCGGCCCGTCCGGGCGAGAGCTCGGGATCGTCCCCATCGCGGCGCTGCGCGCGCCGATCACGCATGTGGCGGATCACAGCGCGACGCTGGGTGTGGGATCGCTGCACGGTCTGCCGTCCGCGCTCGCCCGCCGTGCGGCGCTCGAAGTCGACGGCACGACCCGTAGGATCGCCGAGATCGCACTCGTCCACACGGTGATCGAACTTCCGCCCGGCGCGAAGATCGGGGACGAAGTGACGGTCTTCGGTGATGGAGCGGCCTCCGCGACCGATCTGGCAGAAGCGATCGGCACGGTGGGGGAGGAGATCCTCGTGCGGATCTCTCCGCTCATCCCGCGGAACTACCGCGGGCTCTGA
- a CDS encoding alanine racemase C-terminal domain-containing protein produces MTSGNPGRPGRAPDLPDRVSPTAVISRSALRLNLRAVLSTQPDAAIDVRADGWGHGLGFVAQTALESGVRALIVDEEGRRELDGVVPAAVLVSGSPSAIGDPVYGLSAGFIPVLSLRGRVLSLKELKTGEAVSYGYTFRTPRDTVIALVTGGYAQGVLRALGNAVTVRIAGERHPIVGRVAMDVCVVDVGPRPRVRRGDEVTFFDDSPEGPAVAEWAAAGGLTPAEIACAVGLRNHREYVA; encoded by the coding sequence GTGACCTCCGGCAACCCTGGCCGCCCCGGGCGAGCACCCGATCTCCCGGATCGCGTGTCTCCCACGGCCGTGATCTCGCGGTCGGCTCTCCGACTGAACCTGCGGGCGGTGCTGTCGACGCAACCGGATGCCGCCATCGACGTCCGCGCGGACGGCTGGGGTCACGGACTCGGGTTCGTCGCACAGACCGCCCTGGAAAGCGGTGTGCGCGCCCTGATCGTCGACGAGGAGGGTCGCCGAGAACTGGACGGTGTCGTGCCCGCGGCTGTGCTCGTGAGCGGATCGCCGTCGGCGATCGGCGACCCGGTCTACGGACTCAGCGCCGGATTCATCCCGGTGCTGAGTCTGCGCGGGCGCGTGCTGAGTCTGAAGGAACTGAAGACGGGCGAGGCGGTCTCCTACGGGTACACCTTCCGCACCCCGCGGGACACCGTGATCGCCCTGGTCACCGGCGGCTACGCGCAGGGCGTGCTCCGCGCGCTCGGAAACGCCGTCACGGTGCGGATCGCGGGGGAGCGGCATCCGATCGTCGGCCGCGTCGCGATGGACGTCTGCGTCGTCGACGTCGGACCCCGGCCCCGCGTCCGCCGCGGCGACGAGGTCACGTTCTTCGACGACTCCCCCGAGGGCCCGGCCGTGGCGGAATGGGCCGCCGCCGGCGGCCTGACGCCGGCCGAGATCGCGTGCGCCGTCGGGCTTCGCAACCATCGGGAGTATGTCGCATGA
- a CDS encoding sugar-transfer associated ATP-grasp domain-containing protein yields MPQQGLGIAPRLRYLVGRARRIDVGSVLERAKEASAQHKKWTPAVVVDMLWQAGFRNVGFQDYIDYDFAILTAAERATYMTHPVSNQLSQKFDHPDFRYIFQDKVEFDRVFSEHLHREWMVVEEGNAAEVFAFAQRHGTIVTKEPVGQAGTGVHRYHAAEITDAEEFHRGLLARGELLIEEVIVQHAALAAVCPGTVNTTRITAFFDGERTHILAMAQKFGRGAVSDQMTFGGFYTMLDDNGRAVGPGYDSHGHVHARHPDSGFLIGDFQLPMMDEVRSFIDRVARVVPQVQYVGWDVVVTPDGPVLVEGNWGAGVYENKPSATGIRTGHKARYREAIGF; encoded by the coding sequence ATGCCTCAGCAAGGCCTCGGCATCGCGCCGCGCCTTCGTTACCTCGTCGGCCGCGCGCGTCGGATCGATGTCGGATCCGTCCTCGAGCGCGCCAAGGAGGCGTCCGCCCAGCACAAGAAGTGGACCCCCGCCGTCGTGGTGGACATGCTGTGGCAGGCGGGTTTCCGCAACGTCGGATTCCAGGACTACATCGACTACGACTTCGCGATCCTCACCGCCGCGGAGCGCGCGACCTACATGACCCATCCGGTCTCCAACCAGCTCTCGCAGAAGTTCGATCACCCCGATTTCCGCTACATCTTCCAGGACAAGGTGGAGTTCGACCGGGTGTTCTCCGAGCACCTGCACCGTGAGTGGATGGTGGTCGAGGAGGGCAACGCCGCGGAGGTCTTCGCCTTCGCGCAGCGCCACGGGACGATCGTCACGAAGGAGCCGGTCGGCCAGGCGGGGACGGGAGTGCACCGCTATCACGCGGCGGAGATCACGGATGCCGAGGAGTTCCATCGCGGGCTCCTCGCGCGCGGCGAGCTGCTGATCGAAGAAGTCATCGTGCAGCACGCGGCCCTCGCCGCGGTGTGCCCGGGCACGGTGAACACGACCCGCATCACGGCGTTCTTCGACGGGGAGCGCACGCACATCCTCGCAATGGCGCAGAAGTTCGGCCGCGGCGCGGTGAGCGATCAGATGACGTTCGGCGGCTTCTACACGATGCTCGACGACAACGGGCGCGCCGTCGGGCCGGGCTATGACTCGCACGGGCACGTGCACGCGCGGCATCCGGATTCGGGCTTCCTGATCGGCGACTTCCAGCTGCCGATGATGGACGAGGTCCGCTCGTTCATCGACCGCGTCGCCCGGGTCGTCCCGCAGGTGCAGTACGTGGGATGGGACGTCGTGGTCACCCCCGACGGGCCTGTGCTCGTCGAGGGCAACTGGGGTGCCGGGGTGTACGAGAACAAACCCAGCGCGACCGGCATCCGCACCGGGCATAAGGCCCGCTACCGCGAGGCGATCGGCTTCTAG
- a CDS encoding coenzyme F420-0:L-glutamate ligase: MSGANAGKALTVEVDGSSYSRIPIRTRVVMPGDDLDAFVREYATDVVKPGDIFFVTEKIVAITQGRSYLVEDITPRRLALFLSKFVVRTPYGIGLGMPETMEMALRECGTIRILFAAAVSAVTKLFGRKGDFYRIAGDKARAIDGPTSGTIPPYNKAVVLGPERPREVARHLKTLIGGMAEVAVVDINDLGGNILGSTLDKAAERRLVAILKDNPLGQGHESTPLGVVRAAGD, from the coding sequence ATGAGCGGGGCCAACGCCGGCAAGGCGCTGACGGTCGAAGTCGACGGATCGTCGTACTCCCGCATCCCGATCCGCACGCGCGTCGTGATGCCGGGGGACGATCTGGACGCCTTCGTCCGCGAATACGCGACGGACGTGGTGAAACCCGGTGACATCTTCTTCGTGACCGAGAAGATCGTCGCGATCACCCAGGGACGGTCGTACCTGGTCGAGGACATCACCCCGCGCCGACTCGCCCTGTTCCTGTCGAAGTTCGTGGTGCGCACTCCGTACGGCATCGGTCTGGGCATGCCGGAGACGATGGAGATGGCGCTGCGCGAGTGCGGCACCATCCGCATCCTGTTCGCCGCGGCGGTCTCCGCCGTCACGAAGCTCTTCGGCCGCAAGGGCGACTTCTACCGCATCGCCGGCGACAAGGCCCGTGCGATCGACGGCCCTACGAGCGGCACGATCCCGCCCTACAACAAGGCCGTCGTGCTCGGACCGGAGCGGCCGCGCGAGGTCGCGCGCCATCTGAAGACGCTGATCGGCGGGATGGCCGAGGTGGCGGTCGTCGACATCAACGACCTGGGCGGGAACATCCTGGGCTCGACGCTCGACAAGGCCGCCGAAAGGCGGCTGGTCGCGATCCTGAAGGACAATCCGCTCGGACAGGGTCACGAGTCCACGCCCCTCGGCGTCGTCCGCGCAGCGGGGGACTAG
- a CDS encoding RNA polymerase sigma factor — MTSGTKTTTRARSAKDTAVEDSAEETATTPAKKAPAKKATPKAAAKTPAKSTAKKAASKDADVEDLADDVELDDEVEIDDAVEGLDDAEDDEKPKATKGKGKAAPAADGEADASDEDDEEEEETKPAFTEPLPTGAIVISSGDDDEVPVYSTMITGATADPVKDYLKQIGKVPLLNAAEEVELAMRIEAGLFAEEKLSHMTPAEKSSQTGLDLQWVARDGQRAKSHLLGANLRLVVSLAKRYTGRGMQFLDLIQEGNLGLIRAVEKFDYTKGFKFSTYATWWIRQAITRAMADQARTIRIPVHMVEVINKLARVQRQMLQDLGREPTPEELSRELDMTPEKVIEVQKYGREPISLHTPLGEDGDSEFGDLIEDTEAVVPADAVGFTMLQRQLESLLDSLSEREAGVIRMRFGLGDGQPKTLDQIGDTFGVTRERIRQIESKTMAKLRHPSRSQSLRDYLE, encoded by the coding sequence GTGACCTCAGGCACGAAGACCACGACCCGCGCGCGCAGCGCGAAGGACACCGCGGTGGAGGATTCCGCGGAGGAGACCGCGACGACCCCCGCGAAGAAGGCGCCCGCGAAGAAGGCGACTCCCAAGGCGGCCGCGAAGACCCCGGCGAAGAGCACGGCCAAGAAGGCCGCCTCGAAGGATGCCGACGTCGAAGATCTGGCGGATGACGTCGAACTCGACGACGAGGTGGAGATCGACGACGCCGTCGAAGGCCTCGACGACGCCGAGGACGACGAGAAGCCCAAGGCGACGAAGGGCAAGGGAAAGGCTGCACCCGCCGCCGACGGCGAGGCGGACGCATCCGATGAGGATGACGAGGAAGAGGAGGAGACCAAGCCGGCCTTCACCGAGCCTCTTCCCACCGGCGCGATCGTCATCTCCTCGGGTGACGACGACGAGGTGCCCGTCTACTCGACGATGATCACCGGCGCGACGGCCGACCCGGTCAAGGACTACCTGAAGCAGATCGGCAAGGTCCCGCTGCTGAACGCGGCGGAAGAAGTCGAGCTCGCGATGCGCATCGAGGCGGGCCTGTTCGCCGAAGAGAAGCTCTCGCACATGACCCCGGCGGAGAAGTCCAGCCAGACCGGGCTCGACCTGCAGTGGGTCGCCCGCGATGGTCAGCGCGCGAAGAGCCACCTCCTCGGTGCGAACCTGCGCCTGGTCGTGTCGCTCGCCAAGCGCTACACCGGCCGCGGCATGCAGTTCCTGGACCTGATCCAGGAGGGCAACCTGGGTCTGATCCGTGCGGTCGAGAAGTTCGACTACACGAAGGGTTTCAAGTTCTCCACCTACGCGACATGGTGGATCCGGCAGGCGATCACGCGCGCGATGGCCGACCAGGCCCGCACGATCCGCATCCCCGTCCACATGGTGGAGGTCATCAACAAGCTCGCGCGGGTCCAGCGCCAGATGCTGCAGGACCTCGGTCGCGAACCCACGCCCGAGGAGCTCAGCCGCGAGCTCGACATGACGCCCGAGAAGGTCATCGAGGTTCAGAAGTACGGCCGCGAGCCGATCTCGCTGCACACCCCGCTGGGCGAGGACGGCGACAGCGAGTTCGGCGACCTGATCGAGGACACCGAGGCGGTCGTTCCCGCCGACGCGGTGGGCTTCACGATGCTGCAGCGTCAGCTGGAGTCGCTCCTGGACTCCTTGAGCGAGCGCGAAGCCGGTGTCATCCGGATGCGCTTCGGTCTCGGTGACGGTCAGCCCAAGACGCTCGATCAGATCGGCGACACGTTCGGGGTGACGCGCGAGCGCATCCGCCAGATCGAGTCCAAGACGATGGCGAAGCTGCGTCACCCGTCGCGGTCGCAGTCGCTGCGCGACTACCTCGAGTGA
- a CDS encoding proteasome assembly chaperone family protein: MALSGPLYERVASAPPIPRGLPLVIALTGFTDAGSAVSRVVDYFRDSLEPTPVAVFSNDVLLDYRARRPLISFDQDHLSDYRPPRLELSFAHDSLGQPFLLLAGYEPDFAWDAFTDAVLDFAAAYDVESVTWVHAIPMPVPHTRPIGTTVSGTRAELTEAHSVWQPHTQVPATAGHLLEYRFAEAGALVAGFVLLVPHYLGDTEYPAAALAGLDSLTVATGLVFAGDELREENREYLAKVDEQVAGSDDLSRMVQGLEERYDSYMAGSTLGSPIIHTGDLPSADELAAELERFLANRPTGDDEKRGA; this comes from the coding sequence ATGGCTCTCTCCGGTCCGCTGTACGAGCGCGTCGCCTCGGCGCCGCCGATTCCGCGCGGACTGCCCCTCGTGATCGCGCTCACCGGGTTCACCGACGCCGGAAGCGCCGTGAGCCGAGTCGTGGACTACTTCCGGGATTCGCTCGAACCGACACCGGTCGCCGTCTTCTCCAACGACGTGCTGCTGGATTACCGAGCCCGGCGCCCCCTCATCTCCTTCGACCAGGATCACCTCTCGGACTATCGCCCGCCGCGATTGGAGCTGTCCTTCGCTCACGACTCGCTCGGGCAGCCGTTCCTGCTGCTCGCAGGATACGAGCCGGATTTCGCGTGGGACGCCTTCACGGATGCCGTCCTCGACTTCGCCGCCGCCTACGACGTCGAGTCCGTCACGTGGGTGCACGCGATCCCGATGCCCGTGCCGCACACCCGGCCGATCGGCACGACCGTGAGCGGCACGCGCGCCGAACTGACGGAAGCCCATTCCGTGTGGCAGCCGCACACCCAGGTTCCCGCGACCGCCGGGCATCTCCTGGAATACCGATTCGCCGAAGCCGGGGCTCTCGTGGCGGGGTTCGTGCTGCTCGTTCCGCACTACCTCGGGGACACCGAGTACCCCGCGGCGGCGCTGGCAGGGCTCGACAGTCTCACCGTCGCGACGGGACTCGTCTTCGCCGGCGACGAACTGCGCGAAGAGAACCGCGAGTACCTCGCCAAGGTGGACGAGCAGGTCGCCGGCAGCGACGACCTCTCGCGGATGGTGCAGGGGCTCGAAGAGCGTTACGACTCCTACATGGCGGGATCCACGCTCGGGAGCCCGATCATCCACACCGGCGATCTGCCGAGCGCGGACGAGCTCGCAGCCGAGCTGGAGCGGTTCCTGGCCAATCGGCCCACCGGAGACGACGAGAAGCGCGGCGCCTGA